The genomic segment GAGCTTCTCGTAGTAGTTCGttgtctacgagtgtggaggcattattTGTTGGGGTTGAAGTTTGTGATGAAAACGGACAATGTAGTagtgagtcatttcctcacctAGTCGAAGCTTACCCCTAAACAAGCAAGATGGCAAGAGTTCGTAGCACAATTCGGTTAGGatttatgtcctaaaagcatgtaaagacattttattaatttaaataaaagtaaaattttattatatttgaatgttataattattgtttgaataatttatatgaatatcaagaaaattccatattcatttatgaggatatggtcttctattagtacgagagaaCTAAGATCATGCACAAAGAATAAAATagccagtaacatattaaagtaatgaatctaaaatgaatggttactattaggtttactaagcatacgggatgcaagtaatctagattcagattattgatgtggatagacatcttggtaaatgtactgtatataatagagattatatatgataggaccgatatgagttaactatctttataaatttaccattttccataaagatttaattcttatcatagtagattatcatttgtagatcagtctaaatcccgagtagtcatgaactcctgtttgtgcttattggatcttttgattcattcgttcaAGTTTCTTAGTatatgaggctagtgacttttgttttggagattcaatatcgtgaatggctgggaacatgatttataatATTAGAATTCATACTTTcataacggatcgaatattggttcccttaagagttaattctgaaattgaatagttattgagctcaaatttataatttgattatagattaattattcactagtgaattaatggtacttaaggaacaagaggtaattagaatggtaaaacagtaactttgactagctctaattaacgaaccaataattggaggacaaaactacatttattcattatatcgatggactacaaagaaaactctctaaatataattctataaatacttagagtgtaattccatatttatagtggagtaatcatgaaattaataaataagattattagattaaagagtttgattaataatttagtttattggagcttcgtagtATACGTTCATGATCCCCAGGTCACCTtggtcctacattgtcaagggtaaggatgtcataaagaagatttatagagagaatgactaaattgcaaaggaattaattttccaaggtaaggaaataattatgtgataattatgggcaattgattaattgtgaattaatttattatttaactatatagtttttattctgaaaatttttatcttaaaataaatattaatcatgtttagattaatatagagagagtttatttattatcttattataagatatttatttatttaaaacttatattttaagataaaattaattttgaattaactgatatttattttgggataaatatattatcttaaatattaattaaataaacaaatgagaaaatcagagaTAGCCAAATAGTGGCACACGCCACTCGCTGTGCTGCACCATGAGTGGCGCCACTTTCAGGGATATCCTATCCCTGtgatttcaaattttgaatttcaaattaatttggtaatttatttaaatttaattattcattttaaatatgatttcaattaaataattaaaatagatgtAACCGataagttttatttaaataaaataaagattaattaaattagttaattatctttataaacctgaaacgAAACGACATTTTTCATAAGTTTAGAAGTTGTTAATTTTGACTGACTCTCTCTAAGAAAATaaacgatagaatttcctaaacctgaaattctacaaatttctatagcctctctcttctcaattctctctaaatctcatgtgttgagtacatttagAGAGTCTAAGGGTCCATTTGTTTGCActtaatgagagagaaaattgaTTGGGTCAGATTTGGACCCATTTAGACCATTTGTTTTTTACTTTTTTCAACCACTTTTTGACTCTTGATATATCTGATTCAATCAGATATGTATTGGGTTCTTAAAAGTTttaaaatgtaacgccctaatttctcatagattaccgagaacacaacgttggatcatagttcataaatattgctcttttattgaataaaaacttaaaaataaatacatggatctatggctttacaaaaataaaataattgtctttaacatgaaaatgagcaatatttaaataaaactttaaaagaaaatactatttgataaaaataaataaataggtccgcttgatcttcctcgactatatggtccccatgagtacatcacgaagctcccaggtccccactcgccaccgacctttctatcattAATTTTCTGaaacaacaacatcataaggagtgagcgtctaagcccagtaaggaaatacaaacaagagttagtcatataattcatataatcaaacaaatcataaatttcacaaaggTCAttacaaaacttatttatactaatcatacctcATCATAATATCCTAGGTCATATTATAGCCTAAGTCACAATCAtgaatcataatctaagtcatagccataaattataagtcatagatcataaatcataggtcataagtcataatcataactataggtcgtgtatcataataacaagtcagatataataaaaagataagtgttgaTACAGAGGGTggaaattaagccccggacaatagtcggtcatacaccggacatcacttaggtctggcataaagttttggcaaccgaccCTACCAGacatagtctgtcatacatcattggacaccttaggtccagacacacttacctatttattgtacctgaaatgttaggtcatacaaacataaactatatcataaactaaactacctaattttccttaccaaaaatcggaatattagagacaagagcgggattgaaactcctaaaaccaaacataaagaaaccataagtttcctaaagaaaataaaatgaagagaagatctaaactatcgagatagaaacttaccgaaaaccttaagtttcaaagaaattgaacacctaaccaaaagtcactatcacaagttaggatttgaagaaaaaaaatgaaagaataataaaaactatagtgaactaaacctaaagataatgaataccttggatagcttagaaccttgatctatacctcgaacaccgaaatcacacaaaaacttacttcccaagtgtttagaaaagcttaaattgaaaagcttttaaacccaaaaccctagtgtttttttctctagaataaacttagcagcttggaggctctgaactgtgcttgaaagaTGAAAAGAATGGCTCAGTGAAGGGTCctgtttatagagttcaaggagtgaaactaactcccatttcaatgaataaataaatgattaaaaattgaataaatttgaattatctgttcaacagatacccagaactcggtcaaaaatgttcaggaacgagtcaaggttgttgagggttgtttctagtttagaattctacgaaaattcaaaaatgACTCACttgagccgatatatcacctagggtaggcgatatatctcccctaCCATGATTCTGATGGTTCGTGATTTCGTtagtgcgaagttgacgtgttttccgtatcaatcataggcgatatatcgacccttatagctgcgatatatcggcatatgctgatattttaaacacatttttgcacatttcaggataatttgaaattgattaaaactacattgactgagtaaaacgtgatcctaacaggtgatggaaggttctagagcttctagatctttttgttaattaaactatccataaaaaatacttaaatccttaataaacatgcttgtgacaagtgtcgcattcttaattattctgtctaaaccttaggttataataaataatattcttaggaccaactatattaatcaaaccttatgttaaaattaatatttctaaaccatatgctaaacttataaaatccataactatttctacgagtttccaactgaattccggctttgaccaatattcacgaaaactaaaattcctAGCTAAATAAAATTTCGGGACGCTACATAAGACttacaatttatattttatttatattttctctCTAATACATGAGATATatgatttttcattttcttctctcTACCGCATTAAGTTTTCTTTTCTCTACAACATCAAGTCCCATTTCTATGTAACATCCCCGCAACATCAAATTAGGTCGGTAATGTAAAATAGATtttatggtatatatatatattttgataagtgaagccctaccggtagggctctcagtgtttctcgacctgtgaacagtttttggcgcgacttttttttatgactgtgtatattgtaactatttagagtatcctgcaaattttcagaaaattccgaatagtttacagtaccgaaaactaggttcaaacatgttgttttctacgcgcataaaaaaaattagtcacgtgtgcaacaacatgtttgaacctagttttcggtactgtaaactattcagaattttctgaaaatttgcaggatgctctaaatagttacaatatacacggtcataaaaaaaaaatcgcgccgaaaactgttcacaggttgtaaacactgagagccctaccggtaggacttaaagtcaagcccctataagagaattcccctatatatatattattagaaacttggttatttgtttctctttataTTTGTATCTATCTTTTCATAtataggaatatatatatatatatataacattagaaacgtgaatatatataatattagaatggtgattaatttttttaaatatataaatataacatatactatatatatcattatctgtatttatatatttttttttataaatgattaTTTATATGGCTTTGAAAAGTGATTATATTTTAATTGTGGTGTGGATGTTCTCTGAGGACAAGATAAATGATTATTTGGATGTTTTGGTGATCAGATGGAATAATCTAGTGAAAATCAAAGAGTAAGTTGGAGGAATATGGTAGTAGTAAACACTTTTTTGGAGACTTGTATTCAAGAAGTATCTTTAAATGGAAGACTTGGAAGTAGCTTGAAGCCAGATTTATGGAATAAAGTTAAACAAGTTTTGGATATCACTCATTATTTTATTGCAAcacaaaagaaaatgaagaatCATTTTGATTATCTAAAGGATAAATATCAAGTTTGGTTGCCAATAACTAAGAAAACAGGGAATGTTTATGATCCTGCAACTAATATCATTCTCATGTCAAATGTTGAATGGGATGAGTACATTAAGGCTATTTCTCTCTATCTAGATCTAgtcatattattttataattttggatattttagttGCATATTAAAATGCATGTATTTTGGTATTGGATATAGGCTCACCCAACGACAAAAACATTAAAAAGTTCTCCATTACCCTTTCCAGACCTCTATAAAGCACTCTTTGATGGTACTACTGCAATTAGAGTTTATGGTTGGAGTCCTAGTTGTACAACTCCTCGACTTGTTATCTCATCTGCGTCTCCTTATATTGAGACAGATGTTTCTGCAAAAGAAAGTGCACCTAGTAACCAAAATGATGAAGCTGCTAACATTTCTCCATCTCAATATTCAAATCCTTTAGAAGGATAAATGATGAGGAAGAAAAGAAAGCTATCATCTCAACAAGATATGATAAGATGTCTACTGCATTGGAGTTGTTAATTAAAAAGAATAGTGGTCCTGGTGTTGAGGAATGCATGGGAAAATTAGATGGACTTGGATGGGAGAAGCCTTTGTATAGTGCAGCTAGCCTTAATAGAAGTGGGTAGCGGCACTGGGTGGTCGGTCTATCCGCCCTTAAGTGATATTACCAGCCATCTGGAAAAGCAGTTGATTTGGGTTAGTCAGTCAAGCAGTTTGGGTTCTCGGTTGGTTCTCATTCGCCTCCCCACCCCCAATAGTCCATTAGTGGGTAGGGTGGTCTATCAATTCGAGAGCTAGCTACTTAGCTATCAGTGACATATGTAAATGACCAGTTTGTAAGTCAAGCATCTCATGCCATGGTTGTTGTGAAAGAAGAAACTCTTGGAGGAAATGTCTTCTCAGCAATTGAATAAACTCTtggtgatgaagaagaagaaggagttgTGAGAAGAACCCCCAAGGAattccaagaattcttgggtactcATACTCAATTGAGTCCAATAGCCCAAAGCTAGTCAGTACGAGAGAAAAAAAGTCAAGATAAGTGCAGAGCTTATTCAACTTTGAGTCTCATAAAAAGTTTTTGGGTAAGACAAGAAAGGAACTCGCCTTTTGACACCAAGTTGTTGCTTTATTTAAACAACTAAGATAACGTCTAAGACCAACTCTTGTTTTCTACATCCTCATAGGCACTTTGACGGCAGGAACATAAAAAATATTGATTGAATACATGTACGTGACGAAACGACATATATAAAAATACGTGATCTTGAATGCCTTTGTCTCATTTGAGAAAGAGAGGCGGGAAGTTGCTTAACTTATTTTTCTGTAGTGAGCGCGTATCAGTCTCTAAAGTAATCGATTGAATGCGGTCTAGGTATTGGTATACTCCGCGAAGGGGATAGAAATAGAAAAGCATGGATGAACATGAAAGATGTCAACATAATGAAGAATTGGGTTAAGGCTATGGGGAAAAATTgggatattttttatttagttaattaggCTATTATTGTGCTTAGAGAACTTTTCATTTGTTATATCATGTCATGAACACATTTTCCTTTTGTGTATTGAAGTTTATTGATCTATTATAATGATCTATGAAAGTTTTATTTTCCTTTATATTATCAATCCTAGTAGTATTTTTTCTCTAAAATTAGTATATTGGTTAGGAGATTATCGTCGTAGGCGCGCTGTAACAAAAGAGAAAAAGTTTAACCATGCCTACACTCAACTTTGAAATGTTATCGAACGTTCGTTTGGAGGTTTGAAAGCAAGATTTCCAATGTTGGATAAGATGACTCCATATGAGTTTCAAGTCCAAAGAGATGTTGTTATTGCCTGTTTTGAAATTAATAACTTTATTAGGAAAGAGCATATCAATGATGAATTTTTCAATCAATTTGATCAACCTCAAGTAATCTTTGATGAAGGACCAGAAAAACAAATATTGGAGGAAACAAATGAACCTAGTTGGAGAGCAGAGGATGCACAAATCATGTTGAGGAATGAACTTGCACTAAAGCTAATATAGAGAAGAGGAACACAATTGATGTTTGAAAATtcttaaatttaatatattaatcaTGTTTTGTATTTGAATATTTTCAtactttttttaaataaaatataattttataaatttgttaatattacatAATTAAAAATACTGAGAAATACATTCAGAtgtgaaaaaaaaacaaatagtcTAAATATTTCAATATTCAGATTCAGAGATAATATCTTATTATTCAGATGTGCATCTAGATTCAGAAGTCTGGATCTTAAAAACAAACAAATGAACCCTAAATGaacatttgaatcctacgtgcccacacaccgtccttgtgtgtttaaggATTAGTTTGGAAGGCTAAGGTGCGCGCTTTCAGAAAGGATAAGAAGATCTTTGATTTATAAGAAAAGATTTAAGGAGACTTGATAGGCTACTAGAGGTAATCTCTTATCTATTTATGTgtcatttaatatatctatatatttatgatcctgactggtattaataaattttttaaaagatcatattccgctgcgtatacttattttctcatttaataccaTCAAAATTGACTTTCATTTTGAACACAAGGCGGATCATCTGAATCAGGCAGCAAATGCCCTGAGTCACAAAGCTGAgttatgatggacccaaaacgggtatgttttaaatatttataaattgcaagcgcacgaatcgttcatatagaatagtgatcgtgtaagcgaGGATGTCGaatccaaatgagttgtctaaaatcgaaaagaaaactattttaaaccaaaattaataaattctaacctagctccaaagattgatgagaatttgtaacaataaaaacaaaataaaagataataataaagatattaaagacaatatatatataactaaattaataattgtaaacaagatggtagaagaaagattattaagataatagaatccacaaaatataagttcaataatatttataagtacattgattcacaagttttagtgatagttaaa from the Humulus lupulus chromosome X, drHumLupu1.1, whole genome shotgun sequence genome contains:
- the LOC133806811 gene encoding uncharacterized protein LOC133806811 gives rise to the protein MVVVNTFLETCIQEVSLNGRLGSSLKPDLWNKVKQVLDITHYFIATQKKMKNHFDYLKDKYQVWLPITKKTGNVYDPATNIILMSNVEWDEYIKAHPTTKTLKSSPLPFPDLYKALFDGTTAIRVYGWSPSCTTPRLVISSASPYIETDVSAKESAPSNQNDEAANISPSQYSNPLEG